A portion of the Geminocystis sp. M7585_C2015_104 genome contains these proteins:
- a CDS encoding fimbrial protein, producing MSSNRELKKKLLEKIEGLAKRRGLNPKCPLTDTPLSQEEKEEIEAITEYLESLNPFPKPLVYGVSLLDGVWQLHYSTAREIRRLNQLPFGLQLCRVYQTINTKEKTFFNIAFVEHKSGIIRGYVKVTASFYPRCEEGNLLPDNVINVNFEKRSFAIQNMAGIKTPFFEPIRIVEARNPQERIPSLKITYIDEDMRIGRGGDGSLFILSRRKEIPELS from the coding sequence GTGAGTAGTAACCGGGAGTTGAAAAAGAAACTGTTAGAAAAGATTGAGGGTTTAGCAAAAAGAAGGGGTTTAAATCCGAAATGCCCTTTAACTGATACACCTCTTAGCCAAGAGGAAAAAGAGGAAATAGAGGCGATAACTGAGTATTTGGAGTCACTTAACCCCTTTCCCAAGCCTCTGGTATATGGGGTGAGTTTATTGGATGGGGTGTGGCAACTACACTATTCTACCGCAAGGGAAATTCGCCGCCTCAACCAATTGCCCTTCGGCCTACAATTATGTCGTGTTTATCAGACTATTAACACCAAAGAAAAGACATTTTTTAATATAGCTTTTGTTGAACATAAGTCGGGAATAATTAGGGGATATGTGAAGGTGACCGCCTCCTTTTACCCCAGGTGTGAAGAGGGAAACCTTCTACCTGACAATGTGATTAACGTCAACTTTGAAAAACGCAGCTTTGCTATACAAAATATGGCGGGGATAAAGACGCCTTTTTTTGAGCCAATTAGAATTGTCGAGGCAAGAAATCCTCAGGAGAGAATCCCTAGTCTGAAGATTACATACATAGACGAAGATATGCGCATAGGGAGGGGAGGGGATGGCAGTTTATTTATATTATCTAGGCGTAAAGAAATTCCAGAATTGTCGTAG
- a CDS encoding HAMP domain-containing histidine kinase, with protein MFQTTRIRLALWYTAVTAFLLVIFALSIYVYFYNTLLARIDDTLKHVIEVVEPSLIITRPLQGEDKYEVNLQKSFHQHPLATNQIEEDHIDLEWFSADGQLLWQTSDKPLAIPLSSHPGGKTIRISSDYLLRQITKEVERNGHTLGYLRVSHPLFDIIKPIRQLIFDLTVGIILLVVAVASTGWWLSGIAIQPVKDSYQRLKQFTADVSHELRNPLATIKANIQSLLSSPSPDLNIQIQSLKTVDRLIDRINNLVNDLLFLARHDSGISNSDFSTIPLDSLLLEVVEDQKIIAKQNQTEIDLIIQEMPLCTDYSGETFTILGEWGQLYRLFTNLVSNSIIHGRGLEKQKDKLTVKVILSCHKRQGKLFYQVEVKDDGVGIPTSLIPHLFERFSRGEKARFHPDSSHYSTGLGLAIAKAIVETHHGKIRVESRENQGTNFIVTLPAYLDKISSR; from the coding sequence GTGTTTCAGACTACCCGTATTCGTTTGGCCCTGTGGTATACTGCTGTCACCGCCTTTTTATTGGTTATCTTTGCCCTATCTATTTATGTTTACTTTTATAACACACTCCTGGCTCGCATTGACGACACCTTAAAACATGTTATTGAGGTAGTGGAACCTTCTTTAATTATTACTCGTCCACTCCAAGGGGAAGACAAATATGAAGTTAATTTACAAAAGAGTTTCCATCAACACCCCCTAGCCACCAATCAGATTGAAGAAGACCATATTGACCTAGAATGGTTTAGTGCTGATGGTCAACTGTTATGGCAAACTTCGGATAAACCCCTAGCCATTCCCCTTTCTTCTCATCCCGGCGGTAAAACCATTCGTATCTCTTCCGATTATCTTCTCCGTCAGATTACCAAGGAGGTTGAAAGAAACGGGCATACCCTGGGTTACTTAAGAGTTAGCCATCCCCTTTTTGACATCATTAAACCCATTCGTCAACTTATCTTCGATTTGACTGTTGGGATTATTCTTTTAGTTGTTGCTGTTGCCTCTACTGGTTGGTGGTTATCTGGCATTGCCATTCAACCCGTAAAAGATTCTTATCAGCGTTTGAAACAATTTACTGCAGATGTTTCCCACGAGTTACGCAATCCCCTTGCCACTATTAAGGCTAACATTCAAAGTTTATTATCCTCCCCTTCTCCTGATTTGAACATTCAAATTCAATCCCTTAAGACTGTAGATAGGCTGATTGATAGGATTAACAATTTGGTTAACGACTTGCTATTTTTGGCCCGCCATGATAGTGGTATTTCCAACTCTGATTTTTCGACTATTCCCCTTGATTCATTGTTATTAGAAGTCGTAGAGGATCAAAAAATTATTGCTAAACAAAACCAGACAGAAATTGACCTTATAATCCAAGAGATGCCCCTATGTACTGACTACTCCGGAGAAACTTTTACCATTTTGGGAGAATGGGGTCAGTTATATCGTCTTTTTACCAATCTGGTCTCCAACAGTATTATTCATGGGAGAGGATTAGAAAAACAGAAGGATAAACTCACAGTAAAAGTCATTCTTAGCTGTCACAAAAGACAGGGAAAACTCTTTTATCAAGTTGAGGTTAAAGATGACGGCGTTGGAATACCCACCAGTTTAATACCTCACCTGTTTGAGCGTTTTTCCCGGGGTGAAAAAGCCCGGTTTCATCCTGACTCGAGCCATTATAGCACAGGGTTAGGCCTAGCAATTGCTAAAGCAATAGTAGAAACTCATCATGGCAAAATTCGGGTTGAGAGTAGAGAAAACCAGGGAACAAATTTCATTGTAACCCTCCCAGCTTACCTCGATAAAATTTCCTCCAGGTGA
- the mdh gene encoding malate dehydrogenase, with the protein MTTAAQEDKTYKRYAKVSIIGAGNVGKTLAQRVIEKDLADVCLLDIVEGLPQGIALDLMEARPLEYHSRSIVGTNDYKDTAESDIVVITAGVARKPGMSREDLLKTNAQIVTTAATKAREYSPNAVFLVVTNPLDVMTYLVWKTTQLPPQRVVGMAGVLDSARLQTFIAMELGVAVSDVHALVLGGHGDLMLPIPRYCTVGGVPITELMAKETIDALIQRTRDGGAEIVRLLKTGSAYYAPASSACYMIKSILLNESRILPAAVYLDGQYDLKDIYIGVPCRLGCSGVETIIEIALTQEEKEALHASARAVRANIDMALEYLAKNGCR; encoded by the coding sequence ATGACGACAGCGGCACAAGAAGACAAAACATACAAGAGATATGCTAAAGTCTCCATCATAGGGGCGGGGAATGTGGGAAAAACCCTTGCCCAAAGGGTAATTGAAAAGGATTTAGCAGATGTCTGTCTATTAGACATCGTAGAAGGGTTGCCACAGGGGATTGCCTTAGACTTGATGGAGGCACGCCCTTTGGAATACCATAGTCGTTCAATTGTAGGAACTAATGACTATAAAGACACGGCGGAATCAGATATAGTGGTAATCACGGCTGGGGTTGCAAGGAAGCCGGGAATGAGTAGGGAGGATTTGTTAAAGACAAATGCCCAAATAGTCACTACCGCCGCCACAAAAGCGAGAGAATACTCCCCCAATGCCGTATTCTTGGTAGTCACCAACCCCCTGGATGTAATGACATATCTGGTGTGGAAGACAACACAGCTACCCCCTCAAAGGGTGGTAGGAATGGCGGGAGTATTGGATTCCGCACGTCTACAAACATTTATTGCCATGGAGTTAGGGGTGGCAGTAAGTGATGTCCATGCTCTAGTATTGGGAGGACATGGGGATTTAATGTTACCCATACCTAGATATTGTACAGTGGGGGGGGTGCCAATTACAGAATTAATGGCAAAAGAAACTATAGACGCCCTGATTCAACGCACAAGAGACGGGGGTGCGGAGATTGTAAGACTGTTGAAAACGGGTAGTGCTTATTATGCCCCTGCTTCTAGCGCTTGTTATATGATAAAATCCATCCTACTAAACGAATCCAGAATCTTACCGGCTGCCGTATATCTAGATGGGCAATACGACTTGAAAGACATATATATAGGTGTGCCCTGTAGGCTAGGCTGCAGCGGGGTAGAAACCATCATTGAAATTGCCCTAACCCAGGAGGAAAAAGAGGCCTTACATGCCTCTGCCAGGGCAGTGCGTGCTAACATAGACATGGCCCTGGAATACCTTGCCAAGAATGGTTGCCGCTAG
- a CDS encoding dCMP deaminase family protein — translation MGDLEREIYRPTWDEYFMLLAKLASTRSTCLAFPVGAVIVKDRQVLATGYNGAPPGSVHCTTQGYCYEGLSSCINSSSLPSRSVHAEANAIAQAARHGISTQGASIYVTLEPCIACLKLIISAGIKEVYYETDFNAGEKLIVRDAFIADGLITLKKIKVREEVARNACRFLLNPVSLPNFC, via the coding sequence ATGGGAGACTTGGAGAGAGAAATATACCGCCCCACGTGGGATGAGTATTTCATGTTACTAGCTAAATTAGCATCCACCCGCTCCACCTGTCTAGCCTTTCCCGTGGGTGCGGTTATCGTAAAAGATCGTCAAGTACTGGCAACGGGTTACAACGGCGCCCCTCCAGGCTCGGTACACTGTACTACACAAGGCTATTGTTACGAGGGATTAAGTAGTTGTATTAACAGTAGTAGTCTACCATCTCGCTCAGTTCATGCAGAGGCCAACGCCATAGCACAAGCTGCAAGACACGGCATTTCGACTCAAGGGGCAAGTATATACGTTACCCTTGAGCCCTGTATTGCATGTCTAAAGTTGATAATATCGGCGGGCATAAAGGAGGTTTATTATGAGACAGACTTCAATGCCGGGGAGAAGCTGATTGTGAGAGACGCTTTTATTGCCGATGGCCTAATTACCCTCAAAAAGATAAAAGTAAGAGAGGAGGTAGCGAGGAATGCCTGTCGCTTTCTCCTCAACCCGGTTTCCCTTCCCAATTTTTGCTAG
- a CDS encoding nitroreductase family protein, whose product MDTLVAIRERRSIKKFNPHHQMTDEEIKTLMEYALLSPTSFNMQNWRFVVVKTPEVKEKLRKVSYNQAQVTDASIVILVCGDLKAWAKQPERYWRNAPEAVQRQIVPMITSFYQNNEQLQRDEAMRSAGIAAQTIMLAAKAMGYDTCPMIGFEPDKVAELIRLPEDHVICLMIAVGKALEPARERSGPLDMSEVVFFDSF is encoded by the coding sequence ATGGACACACTGGTAGCAATTAGGGAAAGACGATCAATAAAAAAATTCAATCCCCACCACCAGATGACAGATGAGGAAATTAAAACCCTAATGGAATATGCCCTTCTTTCCCCCACTTCCTTTAACATGCAAAATTGGCGATTTGTAGTGGTAAAGACGCCAGAAGTTAAGGAAAAGTTAAGAAAAGTGTCCTATAATCAGGCACAGGTGACAGACGCCTCTATCGTTATTCTAGTATGTGGCGATTTGAAAGCCTGGGCCAAACAACCGGAAAGATATTGGCGTAACGCCCCGGAGGCAGTGCAAAGACAGATCGTCCCCATGATAACCTCATTCTACCAGAATAATGAACAATTGCAAAGGGACGAGGCCATGAGATCGGCGGGAATTGCTGCCCAGACTATCATGCTGGCCGCTAAAGCCATGGGGTACGACACCTGCCCCATGATTGGCTTTGAGCCCGATAAAGTAGCCGAGCTCATACGCTTGCCTGAAGACCATGTAATATGTTTGATGATAGCTGTAGGTAAAGCCCTAGAACCGGCAAGGGAAAGGTCAGGTCCATTGGACATGTCCGAGGTGGTCTTCTTTGACTCTTTTTAG